The following coding sequences lie in one Vibrio sp. BS-M-Sm-2 genomic window:
- a CDS encoding NADH:ubiquinone reductase (Na(+)-transporting) subunit B produces MSLKKRLEDVAPRFEAGGKYEKLYPVYEAFATIFYTPGNVNQGLTHVRDSIDLKRIMILVWLATFPAMFWGMYNVGHQAVMGLTATYSGAELASIIDSSWRLSWAFGDAQSLMASGWVSQVLLGALYFLPVYATVFVVGGFWEVLFAVVRKHEVNEGFFVSSVLFALILPPTIPLWQAALGITFGIVVAKELFGGTGRNFLNPALAGRAFLYFAYPANMSGGLVWVAADGYSGATPLSQWYEGGSTSLINNMTGETITWMDAFIGNIPGSMGEVSSLLIMLTGLILIVMKIASWRIVAGVIVGLVVTSSLMNWIGSETNSMFSMPFYWHFVLGGVAFGTFFMATDPVSAAFTNQSKWAYGILIGVMTVGIRVLNPAYPEGIMLAILFANLFAPLFDFIVKEQNIKRRQKRTAR; encoded by the coding sequence ATGAGTTTAAAAAAACGATTAGAAGACGTGGCTCCACGCTTTGAAGCCGGAGGGAAGTACGAAAAGCTTTATCCTGTATACGAGGCTTTCGCGACGATATTTTATACGCCTGGTAACGTAAACCAAGGCTTGACCCATGTTCGAGATAGCATCGATCTCAAACGAATCATGATTCTGGTGTGGCTGGCAACTTTTCCTGCAATGTTCTGGGGTATGTACAACGTAGGTCATCAAGCCGTGATGGGTTTGACAGCTACCTATTCTGGCGCTGAGCTTGCCTCCATCATCGACAGCAGTTGGCGCTTGTCGTGGGCATTTGGTGATGCACAGTCACTGATGGCAAGTGGTTGGGTAAGTCAGGTGTTGCTTGGTGCACTCTATTTCCTACCCGTTTATGCCACGGTGTTTGTGGTAGGTGGCTTCTGGGAGGTACTGTTTGCTGTCGTTCGCAAGCACGAAGTTAATGAAGGCTTCTTTGTTAGCTCGGTGCTGTTTGCACTGATTCTTCCACCAACCATTCCGTTATGGCAAGCAGCGCTAGGTATCACCTTTGGTATCGTTGTCGCCAAAGAGCTGTTCGGTGGTACAGGACGAAACTTCCTCAACCCTGCACTCGCAGGCCGCGCGTTTCTCTATTTCGCGTATCCAGCCAACATGTCGGGTGGCTTAGTATGGGTTGCCGCTGACGGTTATTCAGGAGCGACTCCACTGAGTCAATGGTATGAGGGGGGCAGTACCTCTCTGATTAACAATATGACTGGCGAGACAATAACGTGGATGGACGCGTTTATCGGCAATATACCCGGCTCGATGGGTGAGGTTTCTTCATTGCTTATCATGTTGACGGGGCTGATTCTGATTGTCATGAAAATTGCCTCTTGGCGCATTGTAGCGGGTGTAATTGTCGGCCTTGTGGTGACATCTAGCTTGATGAACTGGATTGGTTCAGAGACTAACTCTATGTTCTCGATGCCGTTCTACTGGCACTTTGTGCTGGGTGGTGTTGCCTTTGGTACCTTCTTCATGGCGACCGACCCAGTTTCTGCCGCTTTTACCAACCAGAGTAAGTGGGCTTACGGGATCTTGATTGGTGTAATGACGGTCGGCATCCGAGTGCTCAACCCTGCTTATCCAGAAGGCATCATGCTCGCTATCTTGTTTGCTAACTTGTTTGCTCCATTGTTCGACTTTATTGTGAAAGAGCAAAACATCAAACGCAGACAAAAACGTACAGCACGATAA
- a CDS encoding helix-turn-helix domain-containing protein: protein MSTDNPVPARLKEVRKKAKISQKELGLRIGIDESSASARMNQYEKGKHTPDISTLKKMADELGVPLNYFFCEDECSANLVFLINELDKNQKQELIVHIENTFKVALVDN, encoded by the coding sequence ATGTCGACCGACAACCCTGTTCCAGCGCGGCTCAAAGAGGTGCGTAAAAAAGCAAAGATCTCCCAAAAAGAATTGGGGTTGCGTATTGGCATCGATGAAAGTTCGGCTAGTGCAAGAATGAATCAGTACGAGAAAGGAAAACATACACCTGATATCAGTACATTGAAGAAAATGGCTGACGAACTTGGTGTACCTTTGAATTATTTTTTCTGTGAAGACGAATGTTCTGCTAATTTAGTTTTTTTAATCAATGAATTAGACAAAAACCAAAAACAAGAATTAATAGTTCATATAGAAAACACTTTCAAAGTAGCCTTAGTTGATAACTAA
- a CDS encoding ABC transporter substrate-binding protein yields MKTMKSKLAVALMAAGLSFSAAAADITVGYAADPVSLDPHEQLSGGTLQMSHMVFDPLVRFTKEMDFEGRLASSWERVDETTFRFNLRKGVKFHSGNELTADDVVWTFERLQASPDFKSIFTPYEKMVKVDDYTVELVSKAAYPLVLQTATYIFPMDSKFYSGQTAEGKDKSELVKHGNSFASTNVSGTGPFIVTQREQGVKVTFERFNDYWDTETEGNVDKLTLVPIKEDATRVAALLSGDVDMIHPVAPNDHKRVKNAKNIDLVTLPGTRIITFQMNQNSNEALKDVRVRQAIVHAINNEGIVKKIMKGFATAAGQQSPTGYAGHNEDLVPRYDLKKAKELMKEAGYEDGFTLTMMAPNNRYVNDAKVAQASAAMLSKIGIKVDLKTMPKAQYWPEFDLCSADMMMIGWHSDTEDSANFNEFLTMTRNEETGRGQYNCSGYSNPEMDAIVEASNTETDPVKRSEMLKGVEATLYNDAAFVPLHWQSEAWGAKSNVGAADVVNPMVMPYFGDLVVK; encoded by the coding sequence ATGAAAACCATGAAAAGCAAATTAGCAGTAGCTTTAATGGCAGCTGGCCTAAGCTTTAGTGCAGCAGCAGCAGATATTACCGTTGGCTACGCAGCTGACCCTGTATCACTTGACCCGCACGAGCAGCTGTCTGGTGGCACACTGCAAATGTCTCACATGGTGTTTGACCCTCTAGTACGTTTCACAAAAGAGATGGATTTTGAAGGCCGCCTAGCATCTAGCTGGGAGCGTGTTGATGAAACGACTTTCCGCTTTAACCTACGTAAAGGTGTGAAATTCCACTCTGGTAACGAACTGACTGCTGATGATGTTGTGTGGACTTTTGAACGTCTACAAGCTTCTCCAGACTTTAAGTCTATCTTCACGCCATACGAAAAAATGGTAAAAGTGGATGACTACACAGTTGAGCTTGTTTCTAAAGCGGCTTACCCACTAGTACTACAAACAGCAACTTACATCTTCCCAATGGACAGCAAGTTCTACTCTGGCCAAACAGCAGAAGGTAAAGACAAGTCTGAGCTAGTTAAGCACGGTAACTCGTTCGCTTCGACTAACGTTTCAGGTACTGGTCCATTCATCGTAACGCAACGTGAGCAAGGCGTTAAAGTAACGTTTGAGCGCTTCAACGATTACTGGGACACAGAAACTGAAGGCAACGTAGACAAGCTAACACTTGTGCCAATCAAAGAAGATGCAACACGTGTTGCTGCACTTCTTTCTGGCGACGTTGATATGATTCACCCAGTAGCACCAAACGATCACAAGCGTGTTAAAAACGCTAAGAACATCGATCTAGTAACGCTACCTGGTACTCGTATCATTACGTTCCAAATGAACCAAAACAGCAACGAAGCACTGAAAGACGTGCGCGTTCGTCAAGCAATCGTTCATGCTATTAACAATGAAGGTATTGTTAAGAAAATCATGAAAGGTTTCGCGACAGCAGCTGGTCAGCAAAGCCCAACAGGCTACGCGGGTCACAACGAAGACCTAGTTCCTCGTTACGATCTGAAAAAAGCGAAAGAGCTGATGAAAGAAGCGGGCTACGAAGATGGCTTTACGCTAACTATGATGGCACCGAACAACCGTTACGTGAACGATGCGAAAGTAGCGCAAGCGTCTGCAGCAATGCTATCTAAGATTGGTATTAAAGTTGATCTTAAGACTATGCCTAAAGCACAGTACTGGCCTGAGTTTGACCTATGTTCAGCAGACATGATGATGATCGGCTGGCACTCAGATACAGAAGATTCAGCTAACTTCAACGAGTTCCTAACTATGACTCGTAACGAAGAGACTGGTCGTGGTCAATACAACTGTTCTGGTTACTCAAACCCAGAAATGGATGCGATCGTAGAAGCTTCTAACACTGAAACTGACCCAGTTAAGCGTTCTGAAATGCTAAAAGGCGTTGAAGCAACACTTTACAACGACGCAGCATTCGTACCGCTACACTGGCAAAGTGAAGCGTGGGGCGCGAAGTCTAACGTAGGTGCAGCAGACGTAGTAAACCCAATGGTTATGCCTTACTTCGGCGACCTAGTTGTAAAATAA
- the rep gene encoding DNA helicase Rep, with protein MKLNPRQDEAVKYVSGPCLVLAGAGSGKTRVITNKIAYLVQECGYKARNIAAVTFTNKAAREMKERVGQTLGKGESKGLIVSTFHTMGLTIIRREYKALGLKAGFSLFDDQDQLALLKELTERQIDGDKDLLRALMSAISNWKNDMLTPDQAKARAQGEQEQLFAFCFEMYQKQMKAYNALDFDDLIAMPVLLLKTNQEVRERWQSRIRYLLVDEYQDTNTSQYELVRLLVGERGRLTVVGDDDQSIYSWRGAKPQNLVLLGEDYPNLRLIKLEQNYRSTSRILRAANILIANNPHVYEKSLFSEIPDGEKLKVLNAKNEEHEAERITGEIIAHKFLNRTEYKDYAVLYRGNHQSRLIEKALMQNRVPYKISGGTSFFARAEIKDIMAYLRVLVNPDDDNAFLRIVNTPRREIGPVTLEKLGSYANMRGKSLFEASFEMGLEQTLTGRGLENLRRFGDWIVRISDNAERGNTVEAVRSLVRDINYEDWLYETSASPKAAEMRMKNVSDLYSWIVADLEGDNYDKEEKTLREVVQRLTLRDMMERGEDDDDADQVQLMTLHASKGLEFPYVFLMGAEEGILPHQTSVDEGNVEEERRLMYVGITRAQKELTFTKCRERRQYGELIKPTQSRFLDELPHGDVEWESVKKPQSAEERMEKGQAHIANIRAMFNKK; from the coding sequence ATGAAACTGAACCCAAGACAAGATGAAGCCGTGAAATATGTTTCGGGCCCCTGCTTAGTATTAGCGGGCGCTGGATCCGGTAAAACACGTGTTATCACGAATAAGATCGCTTACTTGGTTCAAGAGTGTGGCTATAAGGCGCGTAATATTGCTGCGGTAACCTTTACCAATAAAGCGGCACGTGAGATGAAAGAGCGTGTTGGACAAACTCTTGGTAAAGGTGAGTCGAAAGGTCTGATCGTTTCAACGTTTCACACCATGGGTTTAACTATCATTCGTCGTGAATATAAAGCACTGGGTTTGAAAGCGGGTTTTTCTCTATTTGATGATCAAGACCAGTTAGCTCTGTTAAAAGAGTTAACTGAAAGACAAATTGATGGCGATAAGGATTTATTGCGTGCATTGATGAGTGCGATTTCGAATTGGAAGAATGACATGCTGACGCCAGATCAGGCGAAAGCTCGAGCTCAAGGCGAACAAGAACAGCTTTTTGCATTCTGTTTTGAGATGTACCAAAAACAGATGAAGGCCTATAACGCACTCGACTTTGATGATTTGATTGCGATGCCGGTATTACTGCTCAAAACCAATCAAGAAGTACGCGAGCGTTGGCAGTCGCGTATTCGCTACTTATTGGTGGATGAATACCAAGATACCAACACCAGCCAATATGAACTGGTTCGCTTGCTTGTTGGAGAGCGCGGCCGCTTGACGGTGGTAGGTGATGACGACCAATCTATCTATTCATGGCGTGGTGCAAAACCGCAAAACTTGGTGCTGCTTGGTGAGGACTACCCGAACCTACGCTTGATCAAACTAGAGCAAAACTATCGTTCAACCAGTCGAATCTTACGTGCGGCGAACATCTTGATCGCCAACAACCCACACGTTTATGAAAAGTCACTGTTCTCAGAGATCCCAGACGGTGAAAAGCTCAAGGTACTGAATGCTAAGAATGAAGAGCATGAGGCCGAGCGTATTACCGGTGAGATCATCGCTCATAAGTTTTTGAACCGTACTGAATATAAAGATTACGCAGTGCTTTACCGTGGTAACCATCAATCGCGCTTGATTGAAAAAGCGCTGATGCAGAACCGCGTGCCTTACAAGATCTCCGGCGGCACCTCTTTCTTCGCCAGAGCAGAAATTAAAGACATCATGGCTTACCTGCGTGTGTTGGTGAACCCAGATGATGACAACGCCTTCCTACGTATTGTAAACACACCGCGTCGTGAGATTGGTCCGGTGACGCTTGAGAAATTAGGCAGCTACGCCAACATGCGTGGTAAAAGCTTGTTTGAAGCAAGCTTTGAAATGGGCTTAGAGCAAACGCTGACGGGGCGTGGTTTAGAAAACCTGCGCCGATTCGGTGATTGGATTGTTCGTATCTCGGATAATGCTGAACGTGGTAATACGGTTGAGGCTGTTCGTTCTTTGGTTCGTGATATTAACTATGAAGATTGGTTATACGAAACCTCTGCGAGCCCGAAAGCTGCTGAAATGCGAATGAAGAACGTTTCTGATCTTTATAGTTGGATTGTGGCCGATCTTGAGGGTGACAACTACGACAAAGAAGAGAAAACCCTACGCGAGGTGGTTCAACGTTTAACGCTGCGCGACATGATGGAACGAGGTGAAGATGATGACGATGCAGATCAAGTTCAATTAATGACATTGCACGCATCGAAAGGCCTAGAGTTTCCGTATGTATTTCTGATGGGTGCTGAAGAGGGTATCTTGCCGCACCAAACCAGTGTCGATGAAGGTAACGTAGAAGAAGAGCGTCGTCTGATGTATGTAGGGATTACTCGAGCTCAGAAAGAGCTGACCTTTACTAAGTGTCGTGAACGTCGTCAGTATGGCGAGTTGATTAAGCCAACACAAAGCCGCTTCTTAGATGAACTGCCACATGGTGATGTGGAGTGGGAAAGCGTGAAGAAGCCACAGTCCGCTGAAGAGCGAATGGAGAAAGGGCAGGCGCACATTGCTAACATTCGTGCGATGTTCAATAAGAAGTAA
- a CDS encoding ABC transporter permease, with product MEQTTTAPSRWERFKQSDILYYFLRDKVAMVSFAIFAAFLVMALAAPILAPTDPYDVTSIDIMDSELPPSWMEDGEERFLLGTDEQGRDILSTMLYGSRLSLTIGFLAVGLQLTLGIIIGLSAGYFGGRIDSFLMRFADVQLSFSTMMVAIIVSAIFKASFGSDFYAQYAVVMLVVIIGIAEWPQYARTIRASVLAEKKKEYVEAARVMGFRAPRIMFRHILPNCLSPILVISTVQVANAIMSEAALSFLGLGLPVDQPSLGALISTGFNYIFSGAWWITAFPGVLLVTLVLVINLLGDWLRDVFNPKIYKG from the coding sequence ATGGAACAAACAACAACAGCTCCATCTCGCTGGGAGCGATTTAAGCAGTCAGACATTCTGTACTACTTCTTACGCGATAAAGTGGCAATGGTCAGCTTTGCGATCTTTGCAGCCTTCCTAGTGATGGCATTAGCGGCACCGATCTTAGCGCCAACAGACCCGTATGACGTGACGTCTATCGACATCATGGATTCTGAGTTGCCACCATCTTGGATGGAAGACGGAGAAGAACGTTTCCTACTGGGTACTGATGAGCAAGGTCGTGACATCTTATCTACGATGCTTTACGGCTCGCGTCTGTCACTGACGATTGGTTTCCTCGCGGTAGGTCTTCAGCTGACTCTTGGTATTATTATTGGTCTGTCTGCGGGTTACTTCGGTGGTCGTATTGATAGCTTCCTGATGCGTTTTGCCGATGTTCAGCTTTCGTTCTCAACCATGATGGTTGCGATCATTGTCTCGGCCATCTTTAAGGCGAGTTTCGGTAGTGACTTCTACGCGCAATATGCCGTTGTTATGCTGGTGGTGATTATTGGTATTGCTGAATGGCCGCAGTATGCTCGTACTATTCGTGCATCGGTATTGGCAGAAAAGAAGAAAGAGTACGTAGAAGCGGCACGTGTGATGGGCTTTAGAGCGCCTCGTATCATGTTCCGTCATATTCTGCCTAACTGTTTATCACCGATTTTGGTTATCTCTACGGTACAGGTGGCAAATGCCATCATGTCAGAAGCGGCACTTTCTTTCCTAGGTTTGGGTCTTCCGGTAGACCAACCGTCACTCGGCGCCCTGATCAGTACTGGTTTTAACTACATTTTCTCAGGAGCATGGTGGATCACAGCATTCCCAGGAGTGCTTTTGGTAACATTGGTTCTAGTTATTAACCTATTAGGCGACTGGTTACGCGACGTGTTTAACCCGAAAATTTATAAAGGGTGA
- a CDS encoding DUF6482 family protein, protein MNLLIESFEGGIYLAYQIIGEQKQLIKDDHQHPMKFLSVNQARDHFSDQGVASATLIHNSAYDEMCGEHCGNTQPFEIDLKWS, encoded by the coding sequence ATGAATCTACTAATTGAATCATTTGAAGGCGGGATCTACTTAGCTTACCAAATCATTGGCGAGCAAAAACAGTTAATCAAAGACGACCACCAGCACCCAATGAAGTTTTTGAGTGTTAACCAAGCGCGCGACCACTTTAGTGACCAAGGCGTAGCGTCGGCCACGCTTATTCATAACAGTGCCTACGACGAGATGTGTGGTGAGCATTGTGGTAACACCCAACCATTCGAGATTGATTTGAAGTGGAGTTAA
- a CDS encoding ABC transporter ATP-binding protein yields the protein MSLLEVKNLRIEYPSRHGVHAAVKSLSFNIERGEIVGVVGESGAGKSTVGNAVIDLLSPPGRIASGEVFLDGEKVSGLSPEQMRSVRGSKIGFIFQDPMTSLNPLFTVEQQLKETIHANMKVSDQEAYQRSLDLMNQVGIPQPENRLKQYPHQFSGGMRQRVVIAIALAGEPDLIIADEPTTALDVSIQDQILGLIRDLCIKKNVGCMLVTHDMGVVSNVTDRVAVMYRGDLVEFGPTAKVLGTPEHPYTHSLISAVPRSDRKLDRFPLVSYIEEAHEMEPLDVKNHWLGQSQDHRDYTGPLLNVENVHLRFTTKDSFFESRREYVQASNNVSFEVHEGETFGLVGESGSGKSTIARVIAGLYAPNSGKVTFEGVDLTGLKSEKERRPMRRQMQMVFQNPYTSMNPRMKIFDIIAEPIRFHKLTRNENETRQIVNDLLEHVGLGVMAGVKYPHEFSGGQRQRISIARALATRPRLLICDEPTSALDVSVQAQILNLLKDLQDELNLTMLFISHDLPVIRQMCDRVGVMQMGELLEVAPTEQLFQSPQHEYSKHLISLMPEFTGLREEKAVAQAAV from the coding sequence ATGTCACTTTTAGAAGTAAAAAATCTTCGTATCGAATACCCATCTCGTCATGGAGTTCACGCCGCAGTTAAATCACTTTCGTTCAACATTGAACGTGGTGAGATTGTTGGTGTTGTAGGCGAGTCTGGTGCAGGTAAATCAACAGTAGGTAATGCTGTGATCGATTTGCTGAGCCCTCCTGGCCGCATTGCTAGCGGCGAGGTATTTCTGGACGGCGAAAAAGTCTCTGGTTTATCTCCTGAACAGATGCGTTCTGTTCGCGGCTCAAAGATTGGTTTTATCTTCCAAGACCCAATGACTTCTCTTAACCCTCTATTCACAGTAGAACAGCAGTTAAAAGAGACGATTCATGCCAACATGAAGGTTTCGGATCAAGAAGCCTACCAGCGCTCATTAGACTTGATGAACCAAGTGGGTATCCCACAACCAGAAAACCGTTTAAAGCAGTACCCACACCAATTCTCTGGCGGTATGCGTCAGCGTGTGGTTATCGCGATCGCATTGGCTGGTGAACCTGACCTAATCATCGCAGATGAACCAACAACTGCACTGGATGTTTCTATCCAAGACCAGATCTTGGGTTTGATTCGCGACTTATGTATTAAGAAGAACGTAGGTTGTATGTTGGTCACACACGACATGGGTGTGGTATCTAATGTTACTGATCGTGTAGCCGTGATGTATCGTGGTGATTTGGTTGAGTTTGGCCCGACGGCGAAAGTCCTTGGTACTCCTGAACACCCATACACACACAGTCTTATCTCAGCGGTTCCACGTTCAGACCGTAAACTCGATCGTTTCCCTCTTGTGAGCTACATCGAAGAAGCGCACGAGATGGAACCTCTAGATGTGAAAAATCACTGGTTAGGTCAAAGCCAAGATCACCGTGATTACACTGGCCCATTGTTGAATGTTGAAAACGTGCACTTACGCTTTACTACCAAAGATTCTTTCTTTGAGAGTCGTCGTGAGTACGTTCAAGCATCAAACAACGTGAGCTTTGAAGTGCATGAAGGTGAGACGTTTGGCTTAGTAGGTGAATCAGGCTCAGGTAAATCAACTATTGCTCGTGTGATTGCTGGCTTGTATGCACCGAATTCAGGCAAGGTAACGTTTGAAGGCGTTGACCTTACTGGTCTGAAATCTGAAAAAGAACGTCGCCCTATGCGTCGTCAAATGCAGATGGTTTTCCAAAACCCTTACACATCAATGAACCCTCGAATGAAGATATTCGACATCATTGCTGAGCCTATCCGATTCCATAAACTTACGCGCAACGAGAATGAAACTCGTCAGATCGTGAACGACCTGCTAGAGCACGTTGGTTTAGGCGTAATGGCCGGGGTTAAGTACCCACACGAATTCTCAGGTGGCCAACGTCAGCGTATTTCTATCGCTCGCGCTTTGGCAACTCGCCCTCGTCTTTTGATTTGTGATGAACCTACCTCGGCACTGGATGTGTCGGTACAGGCTCAGATCCTTAACCTATTAAAAGACTTACAAGACGAGCTAAACCTAACCATGCTGTTCATCAGTCACGATTTACCGGTTATTCGCCAAATGTGTGATCGTGTTGGTGTGATGCAAATGGGAGAACTATTGGAAGTCGCGCCAACCGAGCAGCTATTCCAATCGCCTCAGCATGAATACAGCAAACACCTAATTTCTTTAATGCCTGAATTTACAGGTTTAAGAGAAGAAAAAGCAGTGGCACAAGCCGCGGTATAA
- a CDS encoding SPOR domain-containing protein, whose amino-acid sequence MKLTMNAVCRAVTRNYRMGLIAASLLVSSQVNAESVLCDATQASTNQLPQLEQSCPIGKGVWGSKAPKRHSDNELFWVQCGLLNKPLSLNRAKPLYEKISTNVWMKPEGGDYRCLIGPYSTFSDARKDLAQVRKVSGYSEAFIRMVDKSQTSSQPIVAKPAEPKMVKPKAPGKPKPKPTAKPVAVKQAAAVTSAAAIQTLPSGNARSDGDLEIEIRVTADVAGNQYAIPYLLDHQQQFYMEQGKPWSRLDYDSAELVCNQVNMKLMSEKQWQSILSSKVMEKQNWPMHLPYWGADKKGLFTNGNVNQLKGSSLLNVMCVK is encoded by the coding sequence ATGAAATTGACAATGAATGCTGTATGTCGTGCTGTGACGAGAAATTATCGTATGGGGCTTATCGCTGCATCTCTTTTGGTATCGAGCCAAGTGAATGCAGAGTCGGTTCTATGTGATGCAACTCAGGCAAGCACCAACCAATTACCACAGCTAGAGCAATCATGTCCGATCGGTAAGGGTGTTTGGGGGAGCAAGGCGCCTAAACGTCATTCAGATAACGAGCTGTTTTGGGTTCAATGTGGCTTGCTGAATAAGCCTTTGTCACTGAACCGAGCAAAGCCCCTATATGAGAAGATCTCGACCAATGTATGGATGAAGCCGGAAGGCGGAGACTATCGTTGTTTAATTGGCCCTTATTCTACCTTCTCCGATGCAAGAAAAGACCTAGCTCAGGTCCGTAAAGTGTCTGGATACAGTGAAGCCTTCATTCGTATGGTTGATAAGTCTCAGACCTCGTCACAGCCTATTGTTGCAAAACCGGCAGAGCCAAAAATGGTTAAGCCTAAGGCTCCTGGAAAACCAAAACCAAAACCAACAGCAAAACCTGTGGCCGTTAAGCAAGCGGCCGCGGTAACGAGTGCTGCTGCTATTCAGACGCTACCAAGCGGTAATGCGCGCTCAGATGGTGATCTAGAAATCGAGATTCGCGTGACAGCAGACGTTGCGGGTAACCAATATGCGATTCCTTACCTTCTAGACCATCAACAACAGTTCTACATGGAACAAGGTAAGCCTTGGAGCCGCCTAGATTACGATAGCGCTGAATTAGTGTGTAATCAGGTCAACATGAAGCTGATGAGTGAAAAGCAATGGCAAAGCATCTTGAGCTCAAAGGTTATGGAAAAACAGAACTGGCCAATGCACCTCCCTTATTGGGGCGCAGATAAGAAAGGCCTGTTTACCAACGGTAACGTTAACCAATTGAAAGGCTCTTCATTGCTCAATGTGATGTGCGTTAAGTAA
- a CDS encoding cytochrome c5 family protein — translation MDMSRRILSVVIAVLTFSTGAMAAGLSEAEQDAIAERIKPVGQVYLVGSEPVAAEPTGPRDGAAVYGTFCIACHASGVSGAPKTGDAGDWGPRIAQGRDILADHAINGFNAMPAKGSCMDCSDDEIKDAIEHMIAGL, via the coding sequence ATGGATATGTCTCGTCGAATTTTAAGCGTTGTCATCGCAGTTTTAACCTTTTCAACTGGCGCAATGGCTGCAGGCCTTAGCGAAGCGGAGCAAGATGCAATTGCTGAACGCATCAAACCAGTTGGCCAAGTTTACCTAGTCGGCAGCGAGCCAGTAGCCGCAGAACCAACAGGCCCTCGTGATGGCGCAGCAGTTTACGGTACCTTTTGTATCGCTTGTCACGCATCTGGCGTAAGTGGCGCACCTAAAACAGGTGATGCTGGTGACTGGGGTCCTCGTATTGCTCAAGGTCGCGACATCCTAGCTGACCACGCAATCAACGGTTTCAATGCGATGCCTGCGAAAGGTTCATGTATGGACTGTTCAGACGACGAAATCAAAGATGCTATCGAGCACATGATTGCCGGTCTGTAA
- a CDS encoding ABC transporter permease → MVTFLVKRLFQALIVMFVISLVAFAIQDNLGDPLRELVGQSVSESERQALRDELGLNDPFITKYTRFVGAALQGDLGTSYFFKRPAVDVILDKLVATLELVFGASLIIVCLSIPLGVYSAIHPKSFFTKLVMAGSSVGISVPVFLTAIMLMYVFSIELGWLPSFGRGDTANWFGWESGFLTLDGLAHLVLPSIALASIMLPLFIRLVRSEMLEVLSSEYIKFGKAKGLALNKIYYQHALKNTMLPVLTVGGVQIGTMVAYTILTETVFQWPGTGFLFLEAINRVDTPLITAYVIFVGLIFVVTNTIVDLLYGIINPTVNITGKGA, encoded by the coding sequence ATGGTTACGTTTCTGGTCAAGCGCCTGTTTCAGGCACTGATAGTGATGTTTGTGATCAGTTTGGTGGCGTTTGCCATTCAGGATAACCTGGGCGACCCGTTGCGTGAGTTAGTTGGTCAATCTGTTTCAGAATCGGAGCGTCAAGCGCTGCGTGATGAACTCGGCTTAAATGATCCCTTCATTACAAAATACACTCGCTTTGTGGGCGCAGCTCTACAAGGTGATCTTGGTACTTCATATTTCTTTAAACGCCCTGCTGTGGACGTAATCTTAGATAAATTGGTCGCGACGCTTGAACTTGTGTTTGGCGCTTCTCTGATCATTGTTTGTCTGTCGATCCCACTCGGCGTTTATTCTGCAATACACCCAAAAAGTTTCTTCACTAAATTGGTGATGGCGGGCAGTAGTGTCGGCATCTCGGTACCTGTTTTCTTAACCGCAATCATGCTGATGTATGTGTTCTCGATTGAGTTAGGTTGGCTACCGTCATTCGGACGTGGTGATACCGCAAACTGGTTCGGCTGGGAATCTGGCTTCCTAACGCTAGATGGCCTTGCGCACTTAGTGCTGCCGAGTATTGCTCTAGCATCTATCATGCTGCCTCTGTTCATTCGTCTAGTACGCTCTGAAATGCTCGAGGTTCTTAGTTCTGAATACATCAAGTTTGGTAAAGCAAAAGGCCTAGCGCTGAACAAGATTTACTACCAACACGCTCTGAAGAACACAATGCTACCTGTACTAACGGTTGGTGGTGTTCAAATTGGTACAATGGTGGCTTACACCATTCTTACGGAAACTGTATTCCAGTGGCCGGGTACCGGCTTTCTATTCCTTGAAGCGATTAACCGAGTGGATACTCCACTGATTACCGCATACGTTATCTTCGTTGGTCTGATCTTCGTAGTAACGAACACCATTGTTGACCTGCTGTACGGCATCATTAACCCAACAGTGAACATTACAGGGAAAGGAGCATAA